From a region of the Arachis ipaensis cultivar K30076 chromosome B09, Araip1.1, whole genome shotgun sequence genome:
- the LOC107617805 gene encoding nuclear pore complex protein NUP98A, translating into MFGSTNPFGQSSSSPFGSQSVFGQNTSSSNPFAPKPFGSTNPFGSQTGSSIFGGTSTGVFGAAQPSSPFSSTTTFGASSSPAFGSSAPAFGASPSTPAFGGSSSSFGGSSVFGQKPVFGGFGSTPTQTTPFGSATQPSQPAFGSSIFGSSTPFGGSSQPAFGSTGTPAFGATSTPAFGASSTPAFGATSTPAFGAASTPAFGATSTPAFGSTSSPSFGNTGSAFGGSNTSVFGGGGAFGASTSPFGASSAPAFGTSSTPFGASSTPAFGASSTPAFGASSTPAFSFGSTPAFGQSSSAFGGSTPFGSTSSPFGGQSSAFGSQTPSPAFGNAGIGQPGFGGQRGGSRVANYTPTTEADSGTSGQTAKLESISAMPIYKEKSHEELRWEDYQLGDKGGPHSSAQTTSSPFGASTTQTNTFAPIQGFGQTSANPFSGTTTSSNPFAQKTSTFSGFGTTSSAPAFSSSAFGSSTTGVSQPSIFGSSPSPFGANSSPSFGTSSTSLFNTVSSQTSSSPFGSSIFGNTQPSQLFSSIAPQPSSGFGQTSSPFGQTSSFGQTSLFNSPSSGLVGSIFSSSSSLTSNSLTGFGQTAPSISTPFQQPQTAQSGGSFAFGNFGQTQPIGASSFGGTPGIFGQSNFGLSSSTPSSVVAQPAPMTNPFGTLPALPQMSIGRGGTTSIQYGISSMPAQDKPAPVRISSLLTSRHLSQRRVRVPLRKFPSKTDGPKVPFFSDDEDTPTTPKADALFIPRENPRALIICPMEQWPGRASSEKASPFKDRNTPVKENGSASKEASTQPVNGTSSASNKTAVENGVVKEHVQPPTKQVPNGSVEDHSPQKADVYKTLSGHRAGEAAIVYEHGADVEALMPKLRRSDYYTQPRIHELAAKERAEPGFCSHVKDFVVGRQGYGSIRFLGETDVRGLDLESLIQFNNREVIVYMDDAKKPPVGQGLNKPAEVTLLSIKCFDKKTGQQYTEGPKIEKYTEMLKRKAEDQGAEFISYDPIKGEWKIRVNHFSVYKLLDEEDCEVDE; encoded by the exons ATGTTTGGTTCAACGAACC CTTTTGGGCAGTCTTCATCGAGCCCGTTCGGCTCACAGTCTGTTTTCGGGCAGAATACTTCTAGCAGCAATCCATTTGCCCCTAAGCCTTTTGGTAGTACGAATCCTTTTGGTTCGCAGACAGGTAGTTCCATATTTGGAGGTACTTCAACTGGTGTGTTTGGTGCTGCTCAgccttcttctcccttctcttcTACCACAACGTTTGGTGCTTCATCTTCGCCCGCATTTGGTAGTTCGGCTCCGGCTTTTGGTGCGTCACCTTCCACCCCAGCTTTTGGtggttcatcatcatcatttgggG GATCATCTGTTTTTGGTCAGAAGCCTGTTTTTGGAGGTTTTGGATCTACTCCCACTCAAACAACTCCATTTGGAAGTGCCACCCAGCCGTCACAACCAGCATTTGGAAGCAGCATCTTTGGTTCGTCAACTCCTTTTGGTGGATCGTCTCAGCCAGCGTTTGGTTCCACGGGCACCCCTGCGTTTGGTGCCACAAGCACCCCTGCGTTTGGTGCCTCAAGCACCCCGGCATTTGGTGCTACTAGCACCCCTGCATTTGGTGCTGCTAGCACCCCAGCATTCGGTGCAACTAGCACCCCTGCATTTGGTTCAACTTCCAGCCCATCCTTTGGTAACACAGGAAGTGCATTTGGTGGGTCCAATACTTCCGTTTTCGGAGGCGGGGGAGCATTTGGGGCCTCAACTAGCCCTTTTGGTGCATCAAGTGCTCCTGCATTTGGCACTTCAAGCACTCCATTTGGTGCCTCTAGCACTCCGGCTTTTGGAGCTTCTAGTACTCCAGCTTTTGGAGCTTCAAGTACCCCTGCATTTAGTTTTGGCTCTACTCCAGCTTTTGGTCAGTCTTCTTCTGCATTTGGTGGCAGCACCCCATTTGGAAGTACAAGCTCACCTTTTGGAGGGCAGAGTTCTGCATTCG GATCCCAGACTCCATCACCAGCCTTTGGAAATGCTGGTATTGGTCAGCCGGGTTTTGGAGGTCAACGGGGTGGAAGTAGAGTAGCTAACTATACACCAACGACAGAAGCTGATAGTGGTACCTCTGGACAGACTGCTAAATTGGAATCGATATCAGCCATGCCTATTTACAAAGAAAAAAGCCACGAGGAGCTAAGATGGGAGGACTATCAATTGGGAGATAAAG GTGGGCCACATTCCTCTGCTCAGACCACTAGTTCGCCATTCGGAGCATCTACAACACAGACAAACACCTTTGCTCCTATACAAGGGTTTGGTCAAACATCTGCCAACCCTTTTTCTGGCACGACAACTAGTTCTAACCCATTTGCCCAGAAGACTTCAACTTTTTCTGGATTTGGTACAACATCATCTGCTCCTGCCTTCAGTTCATCAGCTTTTGGTTCTTCAACAACAGGCGTATCACAGCCTTCTATTTTTGGCTCATCCCCCTCTCCATTTGGAGCTAACTCTTCTCCGAGCTTTGGGACATCTTCTACATCCTTGTTTAATACTGTTTCTTCTCAGACTTCATCTTCACCATTTGGCTCAAGCATTTTTGGGAACACTCAGCCATCCCAATTATTTAGTTCTATAGCCCCGCAACCAAGCTCAGGTTTTGGACAGACATCCTCTCCCTTTGGGCAGACTTCATCTTTTGGTCAAACTAGCTTGTTCAATTCACCTTCTTCTGGGCTTGTTGGAAGCATTTTCTCGAGCAGCTCATCACTCACATCTAATTCTCTGACAGGCTTTGGGCAAACGGCG CCATCCATTTCAACACCTTTCCAACAACCACAGACTGCTCAATCAGGTGGTTCCTTTGCCTTTGGCAACTTTGGCCAGACACAACCAA TTGGTGCAAGTAGCTTCGGGGGCACTCCAGGTATATTTGGGCAGAGTAACTTTGGACTGTC GTCTTCTACTCCGAGCTCTGTAGTTGCACAACCAGCACCAATGACCAATCCATTTGGAACACTTCCTGCTTTGCCTCAGATGTCAATTGGTCGAGGTGGAACAACTTCAATTCAATATGGAATCTCTAGCATGCCT GCTCAAGACAAACCTGCGCCTGTTAGAATATCATCGTTATTGACTTCTCGACACTTATCACAAAGACGAGTCAGGGTTCCTCTCCGGAAATTTCCGTCTAAAACAGATGGACCAAAG GTTCCATTCTTTAGTGATGATGAGGACACTCCAACCACTCCAAAGGCTGATGCACTTTTCATTCCTAGAGAAAACCCAAGGGCACTGATTATTTGTCCCATGGAGCAATGGCCTGGAAGGGCTTCATCTGAGAAAGCATCACCTTTTAAGGATAGAAATACCCCAGTGAAGGAGAATG GAAGTGCATCTAAAGAAGCATCTACTCAACCAGTTAATGGGACCAGCTCAGCTAGCAATA AAACTGCAGTGGAAAATGGGGTTGTCAAGGAGCATGTTCAGCCTCCAACAAAGCAAGTACCCAATGGGAGTGTTGAGGACCATTCTCCTCAAAAGGCAGATGTATACAAGACCCTCAGTGGGCACAGGGCTGGTGAGGCTGCAATTGTGTACGAACATGGAGCTGATGTTGAGGCACTAATGCCAAAGCTTCGGCGTTCTGATTACTATACGCAGCCTCGAATCCATGAGCTGGCGGCAAAGGAAAGAGCCGAACCAGGATTCTGCAGTCATGTCAAGGACTTTGTGGTCGGAAGGCAAGGTTATGGCAGCATCAGATTCTTGGGTGAGACAGATGTAAGAGGACTTGACCTTGAGTCCCTTATTCAGTTCAACAACCGTGAGGTGATTGTATACATGGATGATGCAAAGAAGCCACCTGTTGGACAAGGGCTGAATAAGCCCGCTGAGGTTACTCTCCTTAGCATCAAATGTTTTGACAAGAAAACTGGGCAACAATACACAGAAGGGCCAAAGATCGAGAAATATACGGAGATGCTTAAGAGAAAGGCTGAGGACCAAGGTGCTGAATTTATTTCATACGATCCCATTAAAGGAGAATGGAAAATCAGGGTCAACCACTTCAGTGTCTACAAGCTGTTGGATGAAGAAGACTGTGAGGTGGATGAATGA